The following proteins come from a genomic window of Crassostrea angulata isolate pt1a10 chromosome 1, ASM2561291v2, whole genome shotgun sequence:
- the LOC128187032 gene encoding uncharacterized protein LOC128187032, with amino-acid sequence MISCNDRRRMKVFNIVVMIIWSSLLSYVDGSCASKGDIVFLLDDEPSSIGQHNFERIKSFVSTIVGQFSVGSDTNQFSVVNFESSAKEIFPLNRYQTVSSIQSAIASISFFDQYFSGTSIGSALDYARMYSFTTTRCARSDAVKIAVLITDGQSPLTDETERLKAMGVTIFCVGVGTGVDFQVLRSVATHNDYTYLTTFHVLNLIAEELSNRTCADDINDCLGEPCLNGGTCEDQFGKYVCHCPGGITDPICYVPGLPDVRLGPHSSVQHSPGSTAKLDCHVSSPTSYSITWLYQKNGVTSVVNTGDTSNYSASGTTYLTIKNFQVTDVGNYRCQAQNTAGIGQSATMIHLDLRPGYPNLVPMGSYTYSVNASNNVTLPCNFSASYPPVVMVKWYSYTYHIFISTSMSGKYIGGTPQNPSLTIKDVQAADMGRYQCYVSNSHGTRMTASIHLVVYYEDCDKLSCGVLRECLLMNNKPTCSVSTWKAAAATVAGIVGAAAGVAAFKLLTRKAIQPQNGTGNSQGSNANSKKRNNDNNDHNSDDNNSDDARESNHDDDMPDPNYIGGYQGFINSMPPPSM; translated from the exons gATCGTGTGCCTCAAAAGGGGACATCGTTTTTCTTCTTGATGACGAACCTAGCAGCATTGGCCAACACAATTTCGAGCGGATCAAATCTTTTGTAAGCACCATTGTCGGCCAATTCAGTGTTGGAAGCGATACAAATCAGTTTAGCGTGGTAAATTTTGAATCGTCTGCAAAAGAAATCTTTCCCTTGAACCGATATCAAACTGTGTCAAGTATTCAGTCAGCTATTGCTAGCATCAGTTTCTTCGATCAATATTTTAGTGGAACAAGCATAGGTAGTGCTCTTGACTATGCCCGAATGTACTCTTTTACAACAACTAGATGTGCAAGATCGGATGCAGTAAAGATAGCAGTTTTAATCACAGATGGCCAAAGCCCTCTTACTGACGAGACCGAACGTCTAAAAGCAATGGGAGTCACCATCTTCTGCGTCGGTGTTGGGACAGGTGTAGATTTCCAGGTGCTTCGCTCAGTGGCTACACACAACGACTACACATATTTGACCACATTTCACGTGCTCAATCTCATAGCGGAGGAATTATCCAATAGGACGTGTGCAGATG ATATCAATGATTGTCTTGGGGAACCTTGTCTAAATGGGGGAACTTGTGAAGACCAGTTTGGAAAATACGTGTGTCATTGTCCAGGAGGGATTACAGACCCCATCTGTTACGTGCCAG GTTTGCCCGATGTAAGGCTAGGGCCTCATAGTAGTGTTCAACATTCGCCAGGGTCTACAGCTAAACTTGATTGTCACGTCTCAAGTCCAACGAGCTACTCCATCACCTGGTTATACCAGAAAAATGGTGTCACATCAGTGGTAAACACTGGAGATACTTCGAATTACAGCGCTAGCGGTACCACCTATCTGACCATAAAGAACTTTCAAGTAACGGATGTAGGAAACTACAGATGTCAGGCGCAAAATACGGCAGGAATTGGCCAGAGTGCAACTATGATACATCTGGATCTGAGGCCAG GTTATCCAAATTTGGTACCGATGGGGTCTTACACATATTCTGTAAATGCGAGCAACAACGTGACATTGCCATGCAATTTTTCGGCATCATACCCACCAGTAGTAATGGTGAAATGGTATTCATATACATATCACATCTTCATATCAACCAGTATGTCTGGGAAATATATAGGGGGGACTCCACAGAACCCCTCCCTTACTATCAAAGACGTCCAGGCAGCCGATATGGGAAGGTACCAGTGCTACGTCTCCAATTCGCACGGAACAAGGATGACAGCATCTATACATTTAGTTGTGTATTATGAAG ATTGTGACAAGCTGAGCTGTGGAGTTCTCAGAGAATGCCTTTTAATGAACAACAAACCTACCTGTTCTGTGTCGACCTGGAAAGCGGCAGCTG ccactgtagCAGGCATTGTGGGCGCCGCTGCAGGAGTTGCCGCCTTTAAATTACTGACTAGAAA GGCAATACAGCCACAAAATGGGACCGGGAATTCCCAAGGATCCAATGCAAActcaaaaaaaagaaacaatgatAACAACGACCATAACAGTGACGACAACAACAGTGATGACGCCAGAGAGAGTAACCATGACGACGACATGCCGGACCCTAACTACATCGGGGGATACCAGGGGTTCATCAACTCCATGCCTCCTCCCAGCATGTAG